The Hornefia porci genome contains the following window.
GTCACACCTTTATAAGCTGCAGACTGACGTGACTGCAACCCTAGCAGTCTCATCGGGTTGAAATAGAAATCCTTCACCGTCTTCGGCAGTTTCCCGCCATCTATTATCCACTTCGTAACCTGCACGATATCATTTGCGTATCTCGTCTCATTTGCCGATCCGTACAATTCACCAAAGACGCCGCACCAGTACCATTGCTTTACCATGTTCTTCACAGTCGTCGTGCGTATCCGATTATTCTCTATCAAAACTGTACAAATGGCGGATAGCGGTATCATCTGCGTGCTGTATGGCAGATCAGCGCTTGAGAATATACGTTCTTCCTTAAGAAGTTTCTCTGCAATCGTAAATCCCTCGCAGAGAGCATCCGCATTTCTCTGATACTCCAGAAGCGTAAGTGCGAGCACATCTTTCTTTTTACAGCTTACGGTCCCGCCCTTCTTAAAGGAAGAAAGCAGAGTAAGAGCTGTCAAGAAGTCCGTTGCTGTTACCTTTGAAAGCAGGTCTCCGGAGAAGTATTTTTCCTTCCGATCCTCCCAATCCTTCCTGAGCTGAAAGTCATCCATGGCAAAAATTGCCGTGACAAGCTCAAACACTGTCAGCGAAACGCCTCCTGTATTGACGTTCTCAAAGACCTGACATACCGCTTCCTTCGGAGTAGTTTTATCCAAGAGTATGACTGGCATCTGATACTGCTGGGTCGGGTTGATCACCTTTGAAAACAGTTCTGTAAACTCCTTTATCACTTCTGGATTATATTCATGATAAGCAAAGTAGCTGTTCTGCCAGTTCTGCTCCTCTGAAGTATCCAGAATGATATTCAGCGGGAACATCTTCAACTTATATTCCTGATCTCTGGTCGAGAGATCCACATCAACCTTCCGTCCGAAATCTGAAGTGATCTGCCTGCTGGCAGGAACTGAAATCACGACTTCCTCATCATCAGCTCCCGGATCAAGAGCCTTTTCGATATCGAGATAATAATAGCGATCGATTTCCTTTCCCTTGTCCGTTTTGGTATGGACCGGATTTTTGCTGAAGAGAGCATTGTATAAAGAGGTAAGCCTCTGCTGCCCGTCAAGGATCAGCTCATCTGGCTGTGTCTCCGGGCTCGCCGGCGACCCTTCGATAGGCTTATGCTTGAAGTGAATGCTCTCATTCCCGTATTCCAAGAACATCGCTGCTCCCACCGGGAAATTATGAATGACGCTAAGTATCAGCGCGCGGATACGACCGTCGTCCCACACCCAGCCACGCTGGAAGTCAGGCAGCTGTGCTGCACCAGTATCCACTTCTTTCATAAGCTCAGTGAGCTGTCTGTCGTTGGTTTTCATTTGATATCGATATCCCTTTCTTGTTTTTGTTTACTTACACCGCCGATTCAATATGCCTTTAAGGAGGATCAATTCCAAGAAAAATCATATCACACAGCTGTTTTTATAGCATCGTTTTCTGTATTTCATGAGCGATATTCTGCCCACCCTTATTATCACTTGGCGTTTTGGCCAGAGTAGTCTTGTATTGCTCATCTCCAAAATACGTGAGTCTATAATGCTTCCCGTCCTCTTCTATCTGGAACCCGAAATCCTGAAGCGCTTTTCTTACTTTAGCACTCATGCCGTTGTAGTTCCCCAGGATTTTTTGGATTCCCTTCTTTTTGTCCTTATATACGCCCTTGTAATCATTGTTCTTAACGATATCAGAAAGGACGTCACTTCTCCTGCTCCCTTCCTGAGCACGGCTCTTCAGTTCTTCAGCAAGAATCGACAGGATCATCTCCTTGATTTCACCCGGATACAGATCTTCTTCATTTCCCATTATGATAACAGGCTGTTCATCTATCTCGCTGAGTTTGTTATTCAATCCAGCATTTTCAGCACGAAGAGCACTATTCTCTTTCGTCAGAGCATCAATGCGATTCTGCATCTGTTTCAAATCATCATCAAATACGTCATAGAGCTGATCACGTTCTGTTTCCGCCTTCACTCTTTCCTGTCGCTGGCTGATCAGTCGATCCCTGCTAATTGAATTTATCACCCCATCCCAGGTATACGACCCATCTATCTGCTGACAGTTGCAGTACGACATCACTGTGCGAATTATTTTCTCCAGCATTATTCGATCAGGTATACTGTTATTACGGTACAGGAAACGCCTCGATCGTGCTGATTTATTCGGATAGTAAATACCTACTGCACCGTAATATTCATTCTTATCATTTGTAAGTTTCCTGATTTCTTTGCCCGAATCCCTGTCCTGCTGAACCAGTACATGAGCAACGCCTTTCAGTCTGTTTGAAAGTTTGTTAACATCAACGGGTTCCTGATCATATACGGTCCTGGATACATATACTACAGGAAGTCTGTACAACGATTCTCCGTTTATTATACGAACTAGCATATCGACGTTGGCATCTGTGATATATACCGGTGTCTTAGCCACCGGAAGATCCTCATCATCTTTTAAATACCCTTCATCAGATAGCATGAATTAAGAAAACATAGACGCGGGTAACGACATTGTTCAAACGGCAATGCCGTTTCCTGCCTTCAGATTTGTGTTGTGGGCTTCTTCGATTGCCCGTGGAAAGTCAAATGCACCGATGAAATTGTAGACGATGGTGATCTCCCGTGTTCTGGATCGACTGTCAGCCTGCGTGACTTCGATGCGATCAATGAACTCGCGAAGAATGGTAGCATCCAGCTCCTTCATATCTGTGTATTTCTTGACTGTGGAGATAAATGCCCGGACATTCGTCGTCTGCTTTTCCTGCTGTTTCAGTTCCTGCCGTAAGACCTCGGTCATGGATCTTAACTTTCCCTGTTCCTGTTCGTAATCGTGGGACAGCTTGATGAAACGCTCGTCCGTCAGTTTGCCCATGACATTATCCTCGTACAGGTGAGAAATGATCGTGTCAAGCTCCCTGAGCCGTTTATCTGCTTTTGAGAGTGTTTCCTGCTTCCGGACAATTTCCGCATCCTGATCCTTTTTGCTGCTGTCTGCCGCATACTGCATGAACTCCGGCTCATGTTCTGTCACGTATCGGATCGCTTCACGCAGATTCCGCAGCACGATCTCATGTAAAGTCACATTGCGGATATAGTGCCCGGTGCAAAGCTCCCTGTCTCTGCGGTAGGTCGCACAGATATAGTATGCCTGCTTGGGCCTTTCGCTGGCGCGGCAAAGGTACATTTTGTTTCCGCAGTCGGCGCAGAATACCAGTCCAGAGAAGATCCCCATGTCACCCATCCGTGTAGGACGGCGACGGGACTTGCGGATGTTCTGCACGATCAGGAACACGCTTTCCTCAATGATCGGAGGTTGGGTGTTTTCAAAGATCGCCCAGTCTGACGGATCATTGCAAAGCCTTTTTTTACTCTTGAATGACTGCTTTGTTGTCTTGAAGTTTGCCGTATGCCCTAAATACTCGATCCGCTCCAGCATAACAGAAACCGTTTCGTTCGACCATCGATAGGGATCCTTAGGCGGCTTTGAATTGCGCTCCCTCCCTTTGGATGCATAGTAGGCCGCCGGGCAGAGGATCTCATGCTCCTGCAACCATTTGCATATCCGTGTTGGTCCAAGCCCATCCACACATAGGGAGAATATCTTCTGCACGATCGCTGCCGCCTCCTCATCCACGATCCACTTTTTCCGGTTCTCCGGGTCTTTCATATAACCGTAAGGTGGGTTATTGCAAAGGTGCTCTCCAGACTTTCCCTTGTTTTGAAACGTAGCCCGGATCTTCTTTGAAGTATCACGGGCATACATCTCATTAAAGACGTTGCGGATCGCGGTGAACTCGTTGTCCCCCCGTGTACTGTCCACGCCATCGTTGACAGCGATAAAGCGGACACCGAAGTCTGGAAAGAGGACGTCTGTGTACATGCCGACTTGCAGATAGTCCCGTCCGAAACGGCTCATGTCCTTTACGATGACGCACTTTACCTTGCCATCCTTGATGTCGGCAAGCATCTTCTGGAATCCGGGGCGGTTGAAATTTGTCCCGGAATAACCGTCATCCTCATCGTAGTGCCGGTAGGCGGTGATCCCATGATCCTTACAGTAGCGTTCCAGGATCTTTTTTTGATTGGATATGGAATTGCTCTCTCCCTGCAGGTCATCATCTCTGGAAAGCCGCTCGTACAGGGCGGTGATCCCTTCCTCCTGCGGCTCCTGATCCTGCGTAAAAAACAGGATATTGTCACGGATCGCTCTGCGAAGTTCGTCACTCAGTGTATTCTTTTCCTGAACAGATTGAAAAGTGATCCCGTTCGTCATCTGCCATCACCGCCTTTCACAGCGGCATGGCATGACCGGTGTATTTGATTGTCAAAGTACAGGTCTGCTTGTCTATCTGCCGCATAACAGCGATATGCGGTCATTTTGCCTGGCTGCTTCTTCATAGATACCTCCTGTTCCGGCAGCCGGACAAACAGGTCAATGATATTTTATCATGGAACCTGTTCACCGTCTGCATCCGTAATGTAATCTATCCCGGATCTTCAGGACTTTTTTGCCCGGGTCAAGTCATTCCGGATCAGGCGCCGTACCTTTGTTGCCGCATCCTCTTTTACGCCGTCCTTAACGACAGCTTTGACGATATAGGTCATATCCCCGATTTGATATTTACGTACAACAGGGGACTGATCCTGTTTGGTTCTCGTTGGATCCATTTGTATGATCCCCCTTTCTGAAAATATGTAAAAGGTTAATAAGGAAAATGGGCTTTGATCGGACGGCTGCCAGCGGCAGCCTCACAGGAGTTTCACCTCGGCCCATGCTTGTGGGTGCGCCGCGCAATGCTTTGTGGGTGTTCAACGCGGGAGTATCATTATGTATTTTGTGCTGTCATCGCCTGCAAAGCCGCTGCGCTTGTTTTACGGCGAGGGTGTTGATCGCTCGGCTTTCTCCATAAAGGGAAAGTGTCATGGCGCACCCGCCGTTTGGCTCGGCACAAAAGGAACGTATCCGATTTGCCCTATGCTGCACCGGCGGCCTCCCGTCGGGCTTTCTTTGTCAAAGATCAGGCAGGCTGTTATCTCTATCTGCGAAACGGAAAAGGGTGAAAGTATTTCGCAACGAGTTTTGTTTAATCAGCCTTGAATGTGAGGACTGCCCTCATCAGTTTGGCTTGCAGTCTTTCCCGGATTTCCTCGTCCACACCGTAGTAGGCGTTGCCGCACTCGTCATAGAGCTTCCGCATGGAGAGGGTCGTGATATATCCGCGAAAGTGCTGGATCACCACTTTCATAGCGTCCGGTTCGCCCTTTGTCGCTGCCAAAATAATTGGGTAAGGAACAAGAGCGATTCCCGGGGCATCATATTTACCATTCGTCCCACTCATCTGCATGTTCCTCCAAATACTTTTTCAACAGGTCGAAAGAGCTCGTCCGTCGATACTGGATCGTGCTGCGCGGTGCGTCAAAGAGCCTGCCGATCTCCGTATCCGTCATTCCGGCAAAGTAGTACAGCAATACCGTTTTGCGTTTTTCCTCCGGCAATGTGCGGAGAGCTTCGGCTATGAGCTTTGCCGTGATCCGTTTCCCTGCGACACAAAAATCCTGTTCTGTTTCTTCTGCGCCGTTTTGAAAATACTGGTCGCAGGTGTAAAGCTGGCGCTGCTCATGCAGGGACAGATCAGAAAAACTCACCTCCTTTGCCCGGTGACGCTTGATCTCTTCGTGAGCGTCAGCGGCTTCATTCCGCAATACCTGCTTACAGAAGGTCTCAAAGACGCGCTGCTTCTGGTACTCTGAGCGATTGGGTTCCATCGTTTCACCTCCTTTCTGCCGAAAGGCGGATCGTGATTTCCCTTTTCGCGTCTTAATACGGTCGAATTTTTGAAATGCCAAAGATCCGGCCGATTTTCTTGAAAAAAATTTTGAAGAGCACAAAAAAAGTCCCGGCTGCATATAGCAGTCGAGACAAAGGTTGAGCAGACAAAAGTCGCCGGATGATTTAATTGTTCATGTCCAT
Protein-coding sequences here:
- a CDS encoding recombinase family protein, giving the protein MTNGITFQSVQEKNTLSDELRRAIRDNILFFTQDQEPQEEGITALYERLSRDDDLQGESNSISNQKKILERYCKDHGITAYRHYDEDDGYSGTNFNRPGFQKMLADIKDGKVKCVIVKDMSRFGRDYLQVGMYTDVLFPDFGVRFIAVNDGVDSTRGDNEFTAIRNVFNEMYARDTSKKIRATFQNKGKSGEHLCNNPPYGYMKDPENRKKWIVDEEAAAIVQKIFSLCVDGLGPTRICKWLQEHEILCPAAYYASKGRERNSKPPKDPYRWSNETVSVMLERIEYLGHTANFKTTKQSFKSKKRLCNDPSDWAIFENTQPPIIEESVFLIVQNIRKSRRRPTRMGDMGIFSGLVFCADCGNKMYLCRASERPKQAYYICATYRRDRELCTGHYIRNVTLHEIVLRNLREAIRYVTEHEPEFMQYAADSSKKDQDAEIVRKQETLSKADKRLRELDTIISHLYEDNVMGKLTDERFIKLSHDYEQEQGKLRSMTEVLRQELKQQEKQTTNVRAFISTVKKYTDMKELDATILREFIDRIEVTQADSRSRTREITIVYNFIGAFDFPRAIEEAHNTNLKAGNGIAV
- a CDS encoding helix-turn-helix domain-containing protein is translated as MSGTNGKYDAPGIALVPYPIILAATKGEPDAMKVVIQHFRGYITTLSMRKLYDECGNAYYGVDEEIRERLQAKLMRAVLTFKAD
- a CDS encoding GmrSD restriction endonuclease domain-containing protein, whose product is MKTNDRQLTELMKEVDTGAAQLPDFQRGWVWDDGRIRALILSVIHNFPVGAAMFLEYGNESIHFKHKPIEGSPASPETQPDELILDGQQRLTSLYNALFSKNPVHTKTDKGKEIDRYYYLDIEKALDPGADDEEVVISVPASRQITSDFGRKVDVDLSTRDQEYKLKMFPLNIILDTSEEQNWQNSYFAYHEYNPEVIKEFTELFSKVINPTQQYQMPVILLDKTTPKEAVCQVFENVNTGGVSLTVFELVTAIFAMDDFQLRKDWEDRKEKYFSGDLLSKVTATDFLTALTLLSSFKKGGTVSCKKKDVLALTLLEYQRNADALCEGFTIAEKLLKEERIFSSADLPYSTQMIPLSAICTVLIENNRIRTTTVKNMVKQWYWCGVFGELYGSANETRYANDIVQVTKWIIDGGKLPKTVKDFYFNPMRLLGLQSRQSAAYKGVTALILKNHARDFISGAEMDFSTFSNEKIDIHHIFPKDYCIKAGYDKSKWNSVINKTPLSASSNREIGGYAPSVYLGRLEKKGSVSTEDLNGYVESHWIDHELLRADDFQSFIADRARKLLKAIEQTTGRTISGKDSDEVRQAFGASLA
- a CDS encoding RNA polymerase sigma factor is translated as MEPNRSEYQKQRVFETFCKQVLRNEAADAHEEIKRHRAKEVSFSDLSLHEQRQLYTCDQYFQNGAEETEQDFCVAGKRITAKLIAEALRTLPEEKRKTVLLYYFAGMTDTEIGRLFDAPRSTIQYRRTSSFDLLKKYLEEHADEWDEW
- a CDS encoding transposon-encoded TnpW family protein, whose amino-acid sequence is MDPTRTKQDQSPVVRKYQIGDMTYIVKAVVKDGVKEDAATKVRRLIRNDLTRAKKS